Proteins co-encoded in one Penaeus vannamei isolate JL-2024 unplaced genomic scaffold, ASM4276789v1 unanchor2271, whole genome shotgun sequence genomic window:
- the LOC138861179 gene encoding mucin-4-like, translating to MTSHHEGDSTSLVMMNMTSYHEGDSTSLVMMNMTSHHEGDSTSLVMMNMTSHEGDSTSLVMMNVTSHHEGDSTSLVMMNMTSHHEGDSTSLVMMNVTSHHEGDSTSVKMVLAINAMARLSSSP from the coding sequence ATGACGAGCCACCATGAAggcgattcaacatccctggtgatgatgaacatgacaagctaccatgagggcgattcaacatccctggtgatgatgaatatgacaagccaccatgagggcgattcaacatccctggtgatgatgaatatgacaagCCATGAGGGTgattcaacatccctggtgatgatgaacgtgaccagccaccatgagggcgactcaacatccctggtgatgatgaacatgacaagccaccatgagggcgactcaacatccctggtgatgatgaatgtgaccagccaccatgagggcgactCAACATCCGTGAAGATGGTGCTGGCGATAAATGCAATGGCGAGGCTATCGTCATCACCATGA